One segment of Mastomys coucha isolate ucsf_1 unplaced genomic scaffold, UCSF_Mcou_1 pScaffold23, whole genome shotgun sequence DNA contains the following:
- the Mmp10 gene encoding stromelysin-2 isoform X2 yields MERLAILVLLSLRICSAYPLHGEMTQGHPSMDLAQQYLEKYYNFRKNEKQIFKRKDSSPAVKKIQEMQKFLGLEMTGKLDSNTMELMHKPRCGVPDVGGFTTFPGSPKWRKTHITYRIVNYTPDLPRESVDSAIEKALKVWEEVTPLTFSRISEGEADIMISFAVGEHGDFYPFDGPGQSLAHAYPPGPGFYGDVHFDDDEKWTLGPSGTNLFLVAAHELGHSLGLFHSDNKESLMYPVYKFSTSPAHFHLSQDDIEGIQSLYAPPSFDATPVPVLPVSPTPKTPAKCDPALSFDAVSTLRGEFLFFKDRYFWRKSHWNPEPELHLISAFWPSLPSGLDAAYEAHNKDRVLIFKGSQFWAVRGNEVQAGYPKGIHTLGFPPTVKKIDAAVFEKETKKTYFFVEDKYWRFDETRHLMDKGFPRLITDDFPGIEPQVDAVLHEFGFFYFFLGSSQFEFDPNARTVTHTLKSNSWLQC; encoded by the exons ATGGAGCGACTAGCCATCCTGGTGCTGCTGAGCCTGCGGATCTGCTCAGCGTATCCTCTGCATGGAGAAATGACACAAGGCCACCCAAGCATGGATCTTGCTCAG CAATACCTAGAAAAATACTACAACTttagaaaaaatgagaaacaaattttcaaaagaaaagacagtAGCCCTGCTgtcaaaaaaattcaagaaatgcAGAAGTTCCTCGGGCTGGAGATGACAGGGAAGCTGGACTCTAACACTATGGAGCTGATGCACAAGCCCAGGTGTGGCGTTCCCGATGTTGGTGGCTTCACTACCTTTCCAGGTTCACCAAAATGGAGGAAAACCCACATCACCTACAG GATTGTGAATTATACACCGGATTTGCCAAGAGAGAGTGTGGATTCTGCCATTGAGAAAGCTTTGAAGGTCTGGGAGGAGGTGACCCCACTCACCTTCTCCAGGATCTCTGAAGGAGAGGCTGACATAATGATCTCCTTTGCAGTTGGAG AACACGGAGACTTTTACCCTTTTGATGGCCCAGGACAGAGTCTGGCTCATGCCTACCCACCTGGCCCTGGATTTTACGGAGATGTGCACTTCGATGATGATGAGAAATGGACACTTGGACCCTCAG GGACCAATTTATTCCTGGTTGCAGCCCATGAACTTGGCCACTCCCTGGGTCTCTTTCACTCCGACAACAAAGAATCTCTGATGTATCCCGTCTACAAGTTCTCCACAAGCCCAGCCCACTTCCACCTTTCTCAAGATGATATAGAGGGCATTCAGTCCCTGTATG CCCCTCCCTCCTTTGATGCCACCCCAGTTCCTGTGTTGCCTGTCTCTCCAACACCTAAGACCCCAGCCAAATGTGATCCTGCCTTGTCCTTTGATGCAGTCAGCACACTGAGAGGGGAGTTCCTATTCTTTAAAGACAG GTACTTCTGGCGCAAATCCCACTGGAATCCTGAGCCTGAACTTCATTTGATTTCAGCATTTTGGCCTTCTCTTCCTTCAGGCTTAGATGCTGCCTACGAGGCTCACAACAAGGACAGGGTTctcatttttaaag GAAGTCAGTTCTGGGCAGTCCGAGGAAATGAGGTCCAAGCAGGGTACCCAAAGGGAATCCACACTCTCGGCTTCCCTCCCACCGTGAAGAAGATTGATGCAGCTGTTTTTGAAAAGGAGACTAAGAAGACATACTTCTTTGTAGAGGACAAATACTGGAG ATTTGATGAGACAAGACATCTTATGGATAAAGGCTTCCCAAGGCTGATAACAGATGACTTTCCAGGAATTGAGCCACAAGTTGATGCTGTGTTACATGAATTTG ggtttttttatttcttccttggatCATCACAGTTCGAGTTTGATCCCAATGCCAGGACGGtgacacacacactgaagagCAACAGCTGGCTGCAGTGCTGA
- the Mmp10 gene encoding stromelysin-2 isoform X1, with product MERLAILVLLSLRICSAYPLHGEMTQGHPSMDLAQQYLEKYYNFRKNEKQIFKRKDSSPAVKKIQEMQKFLGLEMTGKLDSNTMELMHKPRCGVPDVGGFTTFPGSPKWRKTHITYRIVNYTPDLPRESVDSAIEKALKVWEEVTPLTFSRISEGEADIMISFAVGEHGDFYPFDGPGQSLAHAYPPGPGFYGDVHFDDDEKWTLGPSGTNLFLVAAHELGHSLGLFHSDNKESLMYPVYKFSTSPAHFHLSQDDIEGIQSLYGAPPSFDATPVPVLPVSPTPKTPAKCDPALSFDAVSTLRGEFLFFKDRYFWRKSHWNPEPELHLISAFWPSLPSGLDAAYEAHNKDRVLIFKGSQFWAVRGNEVQAGYPKGIHTLGFPPTVKKIDAAVFEKETKKTYFFVEDKYWRFDETRHLMDKGFPRLITDDFPGIEPQVDAVLHEFGFFYFFLGSSQFEFDPNARTVTHTLKSNSWLQC from the exons ATGGAGCGACTAGCCATCCTGGTGCTGCTGAGCCTGCGGATCTGCTCAGCGTATCCTCTGCATGGAGAAATGACACAAGGCCACCCAAGCATGGATCTTGCTCAG CAATACCTAGAAAAATACTACAACTttagaaaaaatgagaaacaaattttcaaaagaaaagacagtAGCCCTGCTgtcaaaaaaattcaagaaatgcAGAAGTTCCTCGGGCTGGAGATGACAGGGAAGCTGGACTCTAACACTATGGAGCTGATGCACAAGCCCAGGTGTGGCGTTCCCGATGTTGGTGGCTTCACTACCTTTCCAGGTTCACCAAAATGGAGGAAAACCCACATCACCTACAG GATTGTGAATTATACACCGGATTTGCCAAGAGAGAGTGTGGATTCTGCCATTGAGAAAGCTTTGAAGGTCTGGGAGGAGGTGACCCCACTCACCTTCTCCAGGATCTCTGAAGGAGAGGCTGACATAATGATCTCCTTTGCAGTTGGAG AACACGGAGACTTTTACCCTTTTGATGGCCCAGGACAGAGTCTGGCTCATGCCTACCCACCTGGCCCTGGATTTTACGGAGATGTGCACTTCGATGATGATGAGAAATGGACACTTGGACCCTCAG GGACCAATTTATTCCTGGTTGCAGCCCATGAACTTGGCCACTCCCTGGGTCTCTTTCACTCCGACAACAAAGAATCTCTGATGTATCCCGTCTACAAGTTCTCCACAAGCCCAGCCCACTTCCACCTTTCTCAAGATGATATAGAGGGCATTCAGTCCCTGTATG GAGCCCCTCCCTCCTTTGATGCCACCCCAGTTCCTGTGTTGCCTGTCTCTCCAACACCTAAGACCCCAGCCAAATGTGATCCTGCCTTGTCCTTTGATGCAGTCAGCACACTGAGAGGGGAGTTCCTATTCTTTAAAGACAG GTACTTCTGGCGCAAATCCCACTGGAATCCTGAGCCTGAACTTCATTTGATTTCAGCATTTTGGCCTTCTCTTCCTTCAGGCTTAGATGCTGCCTACGAGGCTCACAACAAGGACAGGGTTctcatttttaaag GAAGTCAGTTCTGGGCAGTCCGAGGAAATGAGGTCCAAGCAGGGTACCCAAAGGGAATCCACACTCTCGGCTTCCCTCCCACCGTGAAGAAGATTGATGCAGCTGTTTTTGAAAAGGAGACTAAGAAGACATACTTCTTTGTAGAGGACAAATACTGGAG ATTTGATGAGACAAGACATCTTATGGATAAAGGCTTCCCAAGGCTGATAACAGATGACTTTCCAGGAATTGAGCCACAAGTTGATGCTGTGTTACATGAATTTG ggtttttttatttcttccttggatCATCACAGTTCGAGTTTGATCCCAATGCCAGGACGGtgacacacacactgaagagCAACAGCTGGCTGCAGTGCTGA
- the LOC116072563 gene encoding interstitial collagenase A-like, which yields MKKENIHEEEEQEKEEDKEEEIILRSFCICMFHRAVVENAIERAFRVWSDVTPLTFERVFEEEGDIVFAFYRGDHDDNNPFDGPNYKLAHTFPPGPRLGGDVHYDLDERWTDSSENFNLFYVTAHELGHALGLTHSRDIGALMFPSYTWYTEDFVLNQDDINRIQALYGPSPNPVQPTGATTPHPCDGDITFDAITTFRGEVMFFKGRFYIRVNKFMPEAELNLIGILWPNLPGKLDAAYEVTMLDQARYFKGNKVWAVREQSVLRGFPRDIHSFFGFPSSVTHIDAAVCEEETGKTYFFVDHMYWRYDENTRSMDPDYPRSIAEDFPGINDKVDDVFQKGENFYFFQQTVQHRFNLRIRSVDDSRDSRTWFNC from the exons AGCAGTTGTGGAAAATGCCATCGAGAGAGCCTTTAGAGTCTGGAGTGATGTGACACCACTAACATTCGAAAGGGTCTTTGAGGAGGAAGGAGATATTGTGTTTGCCTTTTACAGAGGAG ACCATGATGACAATAACCCATTTGATGGACCTAACTATAAACTTGCTCACACTTTCCCGCCAGGCCCACGTTTGGGAGGCGATGTTCATTATGATCTTGATGAGAGGTGGACTGACAGCAGTGAGA ATTTTAATTTGTTCTATGTTACGGCTCATGAACTGGGCCACGCCCTTGGACTCACTCATTCTAGAGACATAGGAGCACTAATGTTTCCCAGCTACACATGGTACACTGAAGACTTTGTGCTAAACCAGGATGATATCAATCGCATCCAGGCTTTATATG GACCTTCCCCAAATCCCGTCCAGCCAACAGGTGCAACAACACCACATCCATGTGATGGTGATATAACCTTTGATGCTATAACTACATTTAGGGGAGAGGTGATGTTCTTCAAAGGCAG GTTCTACATTCGGGTAAATAAGTTTATGCCAGAAGCTGAGCTCAATTTGATAGGTATTCTCTGGCCAAATCTGCCAGGTAAACTTGACGCTGCTTATGAAGTTACTATGCTAGATCAAGCCAGATATTTCAAAG GCAATAAAGTCTGGGCTGTTCGAGAACAGAGTGTACTGCGAGGATTCCCCAGAGACATCCACAGCTTCTTCGGTTTCCCTAGCAGTGTGACCCACATTGATGCTGCTGTTTGTGAGGAAGAGACTGGAAAAACATACTTCTTTGTTGACCACATGTACTGGAG GTATGATGAAAATACACGATCCATGGATCCAGATTATCCCAGATCAATAGCAGAAGACTTCCCTGGAATTAATGATAAAGTTGATGATGTTTTCCAAAAAGGCG aaaatttctatttctttcaacAAACAGTTCAACACCGATTTAACCTCCGAATAAGAAGCGTTGATGATTCCCGTGATTCTAGAACATGGTTCAACTGCTAA